GAGGCACTCCCGCCGCTCCACCACCTCGACGCGGACACCGCGTTCGGCCAGTCCGGTCGCGGCGGCCAGTCCCGCGATGCCACCGCCGACCACCACCACGTGGGGCCGCGCCGGTAGCCTCGACGCGTTCGGCACCCCGCCGTCGGCGCGGTGGGTGACGCGGCGCCGGTCGGTCATCGGGGTGCCTGCCCGACGAAGGTGTGCACGATGCCGCGCTGCCAGCCGGGCACGGTCGCGCGGCGGACCGCGGTGAACCCGTTGGCGCGCATCCGGTCACAGAACGCCTGCGCCCCGTCGAACCGGTTGACGCTGCGGCGCAGATAGCGGTACAGGGTGGCGTCACCGCTGCCCAGCCGCCCGCTGGGGATGATGATCAGGGTGGCGACGAGGTTCCAGATCACGGTCGCCACCACCGAATCGCGCACCGAGTACTCGTGCACGGCCAATGTGCCGCCGGGGCGCAGCAGGTCGCAAAAGGCCCGCAGCTGGCGGTCCGGGTCGGCGAGGTTGCGCACCAGATAGGCGGCCAGGATCGCGTCGAACGGCCCGCCGACACCGGCGCTGCCGAGGTCCTCGATCCGGCTGTGCACGAACCGCACGGTCGGCGGCCAGGGTTTGGCCGCGGCCCGCGCCAGCATGCCTGCCGAGGCGTCGACGGCGACGATCTCGGCCTTCGGGGCGACCGCCAGCAGCGCGGCGGTCGAGGCACCGGTGCCGCAGCCGGCGTCGAGCAGCCGCAGCCCGGCGCCCTCACCGGGGATGTCGATACGCCGCGCCGACAGCAGCAGGTGGTCGTGATAGCCCGGATTGGCGCCGACGAGTTTGTCGTAGGCGGGCGCGCCGGCGTCGAAGGCGCCGGGCAGGTCGTCGTGCGAGAGCGTCATGGGGCCTCCTCGGCGCCGGTGCGCCGGGCGGTCCGGCGACGCTCCCACAGCAGCAGGACCGCGGTCACCAGCGCCCAGCCGAACAGGAAGTCCT
The window above is part of the Mycolicibacterium hassiacum DSM 44199 genome. Proteins encoded here:
- a CDS encoding class I SAM-dependent methyltransferase yields the protein MTLSHDDLPGAFDAGAPAYDKLVGANPGYHDHLLLSARRIDIPGEGAGLRLLDAGCGTGASTAALLAVAPKAEIVAVDASAGMLARAAAKPWPPTVRFVHSRIEDLGSAGVGGPFDAILAAYLVRNLADPDRQLRAFCDLLRPGGTLAVHEYSVRDSVVATVIWNLVATLIIIPSGRLGSGDATLYRYLRRSVNRFDGAQAFCDRMRANGFTAVRRATVPGWQRGIVHTFVGQAPR